In one Thunnus maccoyii chromosome 12, fThuMac1.1, whole genome shotgun sequence genomic region, the following are encoded:
- the LOC121908793 gene encoding mucin-5AC-like — translation MKFEINLVFCVLVVLTGSSQTRGQSSALPPVLTLAAFPSHADFTASPDLTENPGNEVPQQTHNPAARDETSAETTTITKIEGTIHSETATNAVHTTHTMYTTHTMHTLAPSSAAAPSQHVNVTVVMTAQPGTTSPSAAPNSLSSTPTVQSTTPQQHVSTTEGRASLTTNPLTAFSSQPTQDPNSTAHASTQPHSEALTTATAQTTSTTGRPLTSAPGPGPVGPTHQEVPSELNVGDEELKGPRYRSSSPLDPLLAGLLSVFIVTTAIVFVVLFLKFRQRTNHPEFHRLQDLPMDDLMEDTPLSRYTY, via the exons ATgaaatttgaaattaatttgGTGTTTTGCGTGTTGGTGGTCCTTACCGGCTCATCGCAGACAAGag gTCAGAGCAGTGCTTTGCCTCCTGTCCTCACCCTGGCTGCCTTCCCAAGTCATGCTGACTTCACAGCATCTCCTGACCTGACAGAGAATCCTGGGAACGAGGTCCCACAGCAGACACATAATCCTGCAGCCAGGGATGAAACCTCAGCTGAAACCACAACCATTACCAAGATCGAAGGGACAATCCATTCAGAAACTGCGACAAATGCAGTGCACACGACGCACACGATGTACACAACGCACACAATGCACACATTGGCCCCGAGCTCTGCAGCGGCTCCATCTCAACACGTGAATGTAACAGTTGTCATGACTGCTCAGCCTGGTACCACCTCTCCATCAG CTGCTCCAAACAGCCTTTCATCCACACCGACCGTACAGAGCACCACCCCTCAACAGCACGTTTCAACCACTGAAGGCAGAGCCTCCCTGACCACAAACCCCCTCACCGCCTTTTCATCTCAGCCAACCCAGGATCCAAACTCCACAGCCCACGCCTCCACACAGCCACATTCTGAAGCACTGACAACAGCCACCGCACAGACAACATCAACCACAGGACGCCCTCTGACCTCAGCTCCAGGCCCGGGCCCTGTTGGACCGACACACCAGGAGGTCCCATCTGAGCTTAATGTTGGAGATGAAG AATTGAAGGGACCCCGCTACCGCTCAAGCTCCCCTCTAGACCCCCTGCTCGCTGGTCTGCTGTCAGTCTTTATTGTCACCACTGCAATCGTCTTTGTCGTCCTCTTCCTCAAGTTCCGCCAGCGGACCAACCACCCGGAGTTCCACCGACTGCAGGATCTACCCATG
- the LOC121908791 gene encoding importin-13-like — translation MEPPANPGDGPVELELTVENVESALYQLYFDPDMERKNVAQKWLTQAQASAQAWQFCWVLLSPDKLPEVQFFGASTLHTKISRHWSDLPTDQHESLRMQLLSHILHFSSGPKMVLTRLCVALASMALNLIPQAWSQPVADMVRAFQPQKPEPEGGSGAEATQDPQAHCLALLELLTVLPEEFQSSRLVQARRAQLREALAGEWTVVCPMLRQLLQSQDSSNQVKEKVLRCLSSWVGLDVPLGESQELVQDCFTALSNPELFDTAVETIVNAISQPDCQRYIDALVNLMPLVLGLHDQLKTAAQDRDMEISHGICRIAVAMGETHSRVLLEQVEHWQEYLALVNMILFCTGIPGHYPVSETTSSLTLTFWYTLQDDILSFEEEKQAVYLQVYRPVYFQLVDVLLHKSHYPSQEEYTSWSSDDKEQFRIYRVDISDTLMYVYEMLGAELLSNLYDRLGGQLMDPQQSAVWQDTEALLFGFQSIAETIDVNYSDVIPGLIGLIPRINISNVMLADTVMYTIGSLAEWLADHPVMLGGILPMVLQGLVKAELSVSSVSTLKRICRECRHDLGPYAQDILTVSQDVLVKEIHKSSQCMWLMQALGFLLSALPVEEILGRLHSLITPHVQQLDTLAQQEPDPTNKQSIIHILGMLSSLFTTLDINRQADGVEGAVNPRLTPSQTTRNPVVVVLQQVFTLIQTVLSKWLDDSEVVEAVCGVFDKSVRTLLHDFGPMVAQLSEMLGQIYSAFPQASALDLARQMVLIFAGEEHHMSSIKSLIIVLTSATLTIFQQGPRDHPDIAESFMHLHAQILKRKPDLYLSDELDVKALFYCGILSLKFPETPTVKAASMFFTELLPRCKDMPSLGEVLQSDGKLLTETVLQAVGGGSPRSLTEHFSEVLLSLNRHCPALLSQWLKETLQAPGFPSAQVSTEQKHTFSQQLLREQTNKHRVKEIVKEFSLLCRGLQGSGYSDY, via the exons ATGGAGCCTCCAGCCAATCCGGGAGACGGCCCGGTGGAGTTGGAGTTAACCGTGGAGAATGTGGAGTCG gcCCTCTACCAGCTGTACTTTGACCCAGACATGGAGCGTAAGAATGTGGCCCAGAAGTGGCTGACCCAAGCCCAGGCGTCTGCACAGGCATGGCAGTTCTGCTGGGTCCTGCTCAGCCCTGACAag CTCCCAGAGGTTCAGTTTTTTGGCGCCAGCACCCTCCACACCAAGATCTCCCGTCACTGGAGCGACCTCCCCACAGACCAGCACGAGAGCCTGAGGATGCAGCTCCTCTCCCACATTTTGCACTTCTCCTCTGGGCCCAAGATGGTGCTGACTAGGCTGTGTGTAGCCCTGGCATCTATGGCTCTTAATTTAATTCCCCAGGCTTGGTCCCAGCCGGTGGCAGACATGGTGAGAGCCTTCCAGCCACAGAAACCTGAACCTGAAGGCGGCTCTGGTGCAGAGGCCACACAGGACCCTCAGGCGCACTGCCTCGCACTGCTGGAGCTCCTCACCGTACTTCCAGAGGAGTTCCAGAGCAGCCGGCTGGTTCAAGCTCGACGAGCCCAGCTGAGGGAAGCCCTGGCTGGGGAGTGGACGGTGGTGTGTCCCATGCTGCGTCAGCTGCTCCAAAGCCAGGACTCGTCGAACCAGGTGAAGGAGAAGGTGCTCCGCTGCCTGTCCAGCTGGGTGGGGCTGGACGTGCCGTTAGGGGAGAGCCAGGAGCTGGTCCAGGACTGTTTCACCGCACTGTCCAACCCAGAGCTGTTTGACACAGCTGTTGAGACAATAGTTAACGCCATCTCACAGCCTGACTGCCAGAG GTACATCGATGCTCTGGTGAACCTGATGCCTCTGGTGTTGGGTCTCCATGACCAGCTGAAGACGGCGGCTCAGGACAGGGACATGGAGATCTCACATGGTATCTGTCGTATTGCCGTCGCTATGGGGGAAACTCACTCAAG GGTTTTGTTGGAACAGGTGGAGCACTGGCAAGAGTATCTGGCCTTGGTCAACATGATTCTGTTCTGTACTGGTATCCCAGGGCACTACCCAGTCAGTGAGACCACCAGTTCCCTTACACTCACCTTCTGGTACACTCTGCAG GATGACATCTTGTCATttgaggaggagaagcaggCCGTTTACTTGCAGGTCTACCGGCCAGTTTACTTCCAACTGGTGGACGTGTTGCTACATAAATCCCACTATCCCTCCCAGGAGGAGTACACATCCTGGTCCTCTGATGACAAGGAGCAGTTCAGAATCTACAG aGTGGACATCTCTGACACTCTGATGTACGTCTATGAAATGTTGGGGGCAGAGCTGCTCAGTAACCTCTATGACAGGCTGGGCGGGCAGCTGATGGACCCCCAACAGTCAGCAGTATGGCAG GACACAGAAGCCTTATTATTTGGCTTCCAGTCCATCGCTGAGACCATAGATGTAAACTACTCTGATGTTATCCCTGGTCTTATTGGCCTCATCCCTAGAATCAACATCAGCAACGTCATGCTGGCAGACACTGTCATGTACACAATag GATCCCTGGCTGAGTGGCTGGCCGACCACCCAGTGATGCTTGGTGGCATTTTACCCATGGTGCTCCAGGGTCTTGTGAAGGCCGAGCTGTCTGTGTCCAGCGTATCAACTCTGAAGAGGATCTGCAGGGAGTGTCGGCACGACCTCGGCCCCTACGCTCAGGACATACTGACTGTGTCTCAG GATGTGCTGGTTAAAGAAATCCATAAG agCAGCCAGTGCATGTGGCTCATGCAGGCTCTGGGTTTCCTGCTGTCCGCTCTGCCGGTAGAGGAGATTCTGGGCAGACTCCACTCGCTCATCACCCCTCACGTCCAGCAGCTGGATACACTGGCCCAGCAGGAG ccTGATCCCACTAACAAACAGTCCATCATCCACATCCTGGGGATGCTGTCCAGTCTCTTTACTACTCTGGACATCAACAGACAGGCAGACGGTGTAGAGGGAGCAGTCAACCCCAGACTCACACCCTCCCAGACCACACGCAACCCA GTTGTGGTTGTGCTACAGCAAGTGTTCACGTTGATCCAGACCGTCCTCAGCAAATGGCTGGATGACTCAGAGGTAGTCGAG GCGGTGTGTGGGGTATTTGATAAGTCAGTTCGAACCCTCCTACATGATTTCGGGCCCATGGTGGCTCAGCTGAGTGAGATGCTGGGGCAGATCTATAGTGCCTTCCCACAAGCCTCAGCTCTGGACCTGGCACGTCAG atgGTTCTCATATTTGCTGGAGAGGAACATCACATGTCTTCCATTAAAAGCCTTATTATAGTATTGACTTCTGCTACACTCACCATATTTCAACAAG gtccaaGGGATCATCCTGATATAGCAGAATCATTTATGCACCTTCATGCTCAG ATTCTTAAAAGGAAGCCTGATTTGTACTTGTCTGATGAGCTGGATGTTAAAGCGCTGTTTTACTGTG GGATTCTATCACTTAAATTTCCAGAGACACCCACAGTAAAAGCTGCCAGTATGTTCTTT ACAGAGCTGTTGCCTCGTTGTAAAGACATGCCATCTCTAGGTGAAGTGCTGCAGAGTGACGGGAAGCTCCTGACAGAGACTGTACTCCAG GCAGTTGGAGGCGGGTCTCCTCGCAGTCTGACAGAGCACTTCTCTGAAGTGTTGCTGAGTCTAAACAGACACTGTCCTGCCCTGCTGTCCCAGTGGCTCAAAGAAACACTCCAGGCGCCAGGGTTCCCCTCTGCCCAGGTCTccacagagcagaaacacaccTTCAGTCAGCAGCTTCTAAG GGAGCAAACCAACAAGCACCGCGTTAAGGAGATTGTGAAGGAGTTCTCGCTGCTCTGCCGAGGCCTGCAGGGGTCTGGATACTCAGATTACTAG
- the fzr1b gene encoding fizzy-related protein homolog, with protein sequence MDQEYERRLLRQINHQNLPTEARLTKCVSATCSPVSVKSGDRFIPTRAGSNWSINFHYANENCRSPNQNHKAKDASSDSSKDAVAYAALLRNELLGAGIETVPDPHTDDRRHAVLSQDSHSLFRYTVHTKRVPFDSDNEVSPYSLSPLSNKSHKLLRSPRKPARKISKIPFKVLDAPELQDDFYLNLVDWSAGNLLSVGLGACVYLWSACTSQVTRLCDLSVDGDSVTSVCWNERGSLVAVGTHKGYVQIWDAAGGRKLTSLEGHSARVGALAWNGEQLSSGSRDRVILQRDVRTPPSAERRLQGHRQEVCGLKWSPDHQHLASGGNDNKLLVWNSSSLLPVQQYSDHLAAVKAIAWSPHQHGLLASGGGTADRCLRFWNTLTGQALQSTDTGSQVCNLAWSKHANELVSTHGYSQNQILVWKYPSLTQVAKLTGHSYRVLYLAVSPDGEAIVTGAGDETLRFWNVFSKTRCTKESKSVLNLFTRIR encoded by the exons ATGGACCAGGAGTACGAGAGACGTCTGCTGAGGCAAATCAACCACCAGAACCTGCCGACAGAGGCCCGCCTGACCAAG TGTGTAAGTGCTACCTGCAGTCCTGTCAGTGTTAAGTCAGGGGACCGCTTCATTCCCACACGCGCTGGAAGCAACTGGAGCATCAACTTCCACTATGCCAAT GAGAACTGTCGCTCTCCCAACCAGAACCATAAAGCAAAGGATGCCAGTTCAGATTCAAGCAAAG ATGCTGTGGCGTATGCTGCCCTGTTGAGGAATGAGTTGCTGGGGGCAGGGATAGAGACCGTGCCAGACCCTCACACGGACGACCGGCGGCATGCAGTCCTCTCTCAAGACTCTCACAGCCTGTTTAGG TACACTGTCCACACGAAGAGAGTGCCTTTCGATAGCGATAATGAAGTCTCACCGTACTCCCTTTCTCCACTTAGTAACAAGAG TCACAAGCTGCTCCGCTCTCCTCGTAAACCAGCCCGGAAGATCTCCAAGATCCCCTTCAAAGTGCTGGACGCTCCAGAGCTGCAGGATGACTTCTACCTCAACCTGGTAGACTGGTCAGCAGGCAACCTGCTCAGTGTCGGCCTGGGAGCCTGCGTCTACCTGTGGAGTGCCTGCACCAGCCAG GTGACAAGGTTATGTGACCTCTCGGTGGACGGGGACTCTGTTACTTCAGTGTGTTGGAACGAGAGG GGAAGTCTGGTCGCTGTTGGAACCCACAAGGGGTATGTTCAGATCTGGGATGCAGCAGGAGGGAGGAAGCTGACCAGTCTGGAGGGTCACTCAGCTCGTGTAG GTGCCCTGGCGTGGAATGGTGAGCAGCTGTCGTCGGGAAGTCGGGACAGAGTGATCCTACAGCGGGATGTCAGAACACCTCCTTCTGCTGAGAGGAGGTTACAAGGTCACCGGCAGGAAGTGTGTGGTCTCAAATGGTCCCCCGACCACCAACACCTTGCGTCCGGAGGCAATGACAACAAG TTGCTGGTGTGGAACAGCTCCAGCCTGCTCCCCGTGCAGCAGTACAGCGACCACCTGGCAGCAGTCAAGGCCATTGCCTGGTCCCCCCACCAACACGGGCTGCTGGCGTCAGGCGGCGGCACCGCCGACCGCTGCCTGCGCTTCTGGAACACGCTGACGGGCCAGGCGCTGCAGAGCACAGACACCGGCTCCCAGGTCTGCAACCTGGCCTGGTCCAAACATGCCAATGAACTG gtGAGCACTCACGGCTACTCTCAGAACCAGATCTTGGTGTGGAAGTATCCGTCACTAACACAGGTGGCCAAGTTGACAGGACACTCCTACAGGGTGCTGTATCTG GCCGTGTCACCAGATGGGGAGGCCATCGTCACAGGCGCTGGAGATGAAACACTACGGTTTTGGAACGTCTTCAGTAAGACACGTTGCACCAAG GAATCAAAGTCAGTGCTGAACCTCTTCACCAGAATACGATAG
- the LOC121908140 gene encoding cAMP-specific 3',5'-cyclic phosphodiesterase 4B-like isoform X3, translated as MPEANYLFSVSWGYIKFKRMLNRELSHLSEMSRSGNQVSEYISNTFLDKQNELELPCPVPKSRERKRRQGQQQHQQQQQQQQQGGMMTQISGVRKVSHTPSISGGTGNRFGVKTDQEELLSKDLEDINKWGLNIFRVAEHSHNRPLTCVMYTIFQERDLMRTFKIPTDTFVTFMLTLEGHYHSDVAYHNSLHAADVAQSTHILLSTPALDAVFTDLEILAAIFAAAIHDVDHPGVSNQFLINTNSELALMYNDESVLENHHLAVGFKLLQEDNCDIFQNLTKKQKQTLRRMVIDMVLATDMSKHMSLLADLKTMVETKKVTSSGVLLLDNYTDRMQVLRNMVHCADLSNPTKPLDLYRQWTDRIMDEFFHQGDRERERGMEISPMCDKHTASVERTQVGFIDYIVHPLWETWADLVHPDAQDILDMLEDNRNWYQSMIPQSPSPPFYTSDSEGGPHGEVERVPVTGKFQFELTLDDQDGDVESGMMETTDRCDGVTFQDHPSDPDGVDMVTHDVSPAET; from the exons ATGCCTGAGGCCAACTACCTGTTCTCTGTGTCCTGGGGATACATCAAG TTCAAGAGGATGCTGAACCGGGAGCTAAGCCACCTGTCTGAGATGAGTCGCTCAGGCAACCAAGTGTCAGAGTACATCTCCAACACTTTCCTAG acaaacagaatgAGTTGGAGCTTCCGTGTCCAGTTCCCAAGTCAAGGGAAAGGAAGAGGAGACAGGGCCAgcagcaacatcagcagcagcagcagcaacagcagcaaggtGGGATGATGACTCAGATCAGCGGGGTGAGGAAGGTCAGCCACACACCCAGCATATCTGGAGGCACCGGCAATCGCTTTGGGGTGAAGACGGACCAGGAGGAACTGCTGTCGAAG GATCTGGAAGACATCAATAAATGGGGACTGAATATCTTCAGGGTGGCAGAGCACTCCCACAACCGGCCACTCACATGTGTCATGTACACAATCTTTCAG GAGCGAGACCTGATGAGGACATTCAAGATTCCAACAGACACCTTTGTGACGTTCATGCTGACCCTGGAGGGCCACTATCACTCTGACGTGGCCTACCACAACAGCCTACACGCCGCAGACGTAGCCCAGTCCACTCACATCCTCCTGTCCACCCCGGCACTGGAT GCGGTCTTCACTGATCTGGAGATCTTGGCAGCCATTTTCGCTGCAGCGATTCATGACGTGGACCACCCGGGAGTGTCCAACCAGTTCCTCATCAACACCA ACTCCGAGCTGGCTCTGATGTACAACGATGAGTCAGTGTTGGAGAACCACCACCTGGCTGTGGGCTTCAAACTGCTGCAGGAAGACAACTGCGACATCTTCCAAAACCTCAccaagaagcagaagcagacgCTCAGGAGGATGGTCATAGACATG GTTTTGGCAACGGACATGTCTAAACACATGAGCCTGCTGGCCGACCTGAAGACGATGGTGGAAACTAAGAAGGTGACCAGCTCCGGAGTGCTCCTGTTGGACAACTACACAGACAGGATGCAG GTTCTTCGTAACATGGTTCACTGTGCCGATCTGAGCAATCCCACCAAGCCTCTGGATCTGTACCGGCAGTGGACAGACAGGATCATGGACGAGTTCTTCCACCAAGGAGaccgagagagagaaagggggatgGAGATCAGCCCCAtgtgtgacaaacacacagcttcAGTGGAGAGGACACAG GTGGGCTTCATTGATTACATCGTCCATCCACTGTGGGAGACGTGGGCCGACCTGGTCCACCCCGACGCCCAGGATATCCTTGACATGTTGGAGGACAACAGGAACTGGTACCAGAGCATGATCCCCCAGagcccctcccctcccttttACACCAGCGACAGCGAGGGGGGACCACACGGGGAGGTGGAGAGGGTGCCAGTGACGGGTAAATTTCAGTTCGAACTGACGCTGGACGACCAGGACGGAGACGTGGAGAGCGGGATGATGGAGACAACTGACAGGTGCGATGGCGTGACGTTCCAAGATCATCCCTCTGATCCAGACGGGGTCGATATGGTGACACATGACGTCTCTCCAGCAGAAACATAG